One part of the Sneathia vaginalis genome encodes these proteins:
- a CDS encoding site-2 protease family protein translates to MRKLKYMIEYYDLKYPYAKYVVVLLLFAIFLFRNNIYIVSMQVLAFLISVIAHELSHGCVALLFGDDTAKREGRLTLNPLKHIDLYGLLLPFILILVHSPIVIGSAKPVPISYYKLRPRKVGVFFVSIAGMFANLVLAFMGILAVKWFGINNEFVYMLVVINIGLIAFNILPIPPLDGSRILRLFLPNDLKRIYDMIEYNPILSLGIILFLMHIGTFDYIYHLIIRLII, encoded by the coding sequence ATGAGAAAATTAAAATATATGATAGAATACTATGACCTGAAATATCCTTATGCAAAATATGTTGTTGTATTATTACTCTTTGCTATTTTTCTATTTAGAAACAATATATATATTGTCTCTATGCAAGTTTTAGCTTTTCTAATATCTGTAATTGCACATGAATTATCACATGGTTGTGTGGCTCTATTATTCGGTGATGATACAGCTAAAAGAGAGGGTAGATTAACATTAAATCCTTTAAAGCATATAGACCTTTATGGTCTGTTGTTACCCTTTATACTAATACTTGTTCATTCCCCTATAGTAATAGGTAGTGCTAAACCAGTACCTATTAGTTATTACAAATTAAGACCAAGAAAAGTAGGAGTATTTTTTGTAAGTATAGCAGGAATGTTTGCAAATTTAGTCTTAGCGTTTATGGGGATATTAGCCGTTAAATGGTTTGGGATAAATAATGAATTTGTGTATATGTTGGTGGTTATAAACATAGGGTTAATTGCTTTTAATATTCTACCTATACCTCCACTAGATGGTAGTAGAATTTTAAGACTATTTTTACCTAATGATTTAAAAAGAATTTATGATATGATAGAATATAATCCAATATTATCATTAGGGATAATACTATTTCTTATGCATATTGGAACTTTTGACTATATCTATCATTTGATAATAAGGTTAATAATATGA
- the dtd gene encoding D-aminoacyl-tRNA deacylase, with amino-acid sequence MRLVIQRVGRTSVVINNSEKREIEKGLLVYLGVKKNEDKSKIEKAVSKLLKLRFFENEEGKLKKNIQDIDGSIMLISNFSLYATAKKGTTLSFDESANKEEAKEIYDMFLGTLKENYKKVVSGEFRTNMDITSINLGPVNVVLDF; translated from the coding sequence ATGAGATTGGTAATACAACGTGTGGGTAGAACAAGTGTAGTGATAAATAATAGTGAAAAAAGAGAAATTGAAAAAGGCTTACTTGTTTATTTAGGCGTAAAGAAAAATGAAGACAAGAGCAAAATAGAAAAAGCAGTATCAAAACTTTTGAAGTTAAGATTTTTTGAAAATGAAGAAGGCAAATTAAAAAAAAATATACAAGATATTGACGGAAGTATAATGCTAATATCAAACTTTAGTCTTTATGCTACAGCAAAAAAAGGGACTACATTAAGTTTTGATGAAAGTGCAAATAAAGAAGAAGCAAAAGAAATATATGATATGTTTTTGGGAACCTTAAAAGAAAACTATAAAAAGGTTGTTAGTGGAGAATTTAGAACAAATATGGATATCACATCAATAAACCTTGGACCTGTTAATGTGGTACTAGACTTTTAG
- a CDS encoding IMPACT family protein, whose product MKNIEKEEIIEFIEKKSRFIGYIKPVNSVEEANKYIDKIRNEHKDATHNVPVYRVIENAQEYFKYNDDGEPQGTAGKPMADILERRDVYNVAMVAVRYFGGIKLGAGGLIRNYARVAKELIDQCNLITYVEKRKIIISFDYAKKGLIDKYIKDNNIEVLEQSFLDRINMKILIPKDSMDIFKSLKDVEIIDV is encoded by the coding sequence ATGAAGAATATAGAAAAAGAGGAGATTATAGAGTTTATTGAAAAGAAATCTCGGTTTATAGGCTACATAAAACCAGTTAATAGTGTAGAAGAAGCTAATAAATATATAGATAAGATAAGAAATGAACATAAAGATGCTACACATAATGTACCAGTATATAGAGTAATAGAAAATGCTCAAGAGTATTTTAAGTATAATGATGATGGAGAACCACAAGGTACAGCAGGTAAACCCATGGCAGATATATTAGAACGAAGAGATGTATACAATGTAGCTATGGTAGCTGTTAGATACTTTGGTGGCATAAAGTTAGGGGCAGGTGGATTAATTAGAAATTATGCTAGAGTTGCAAAAGAATTAATAGATCAGTGTAACCTAATAACTTATGTAGAAAAAAGGAAAATAATAATATCATTTGATTATGCAAAAAAAGGATTAATTGATAAGTACATAAAGGATAATAATATAGAGGTATTAGAACAAAGTTTTTTAGATAGAATTAATATGAAAATTCTAATACCAAAAGATAGCATGGATATTTTTAAGAGTTTAAAAGATGTAGAAATAATAGATGTGTAA
- a CDS encoding STAS domain-containing protein → MDKIEVAKVQDVDILKIYGKATMKNSQAIADLMDKMNKTPILDLSETTYVDSTFLGLIAKYTMLFKKKNDEFITILKPTEEVLTCLRRTGILKFLIVVDKTLKISGKEVNVEKIDNKKLAKHILELHEILMNLNEENRKEFSRVVELMRKGVEK, encoded by the coding sequence ATGGATAAAATTGAAGTAGCAAAAGTACAAGATGTAGATATATTAAAAATATATGGCAAGGCAACTATGAAGAATAGTCAGGCTATAGCTGATCTTATGGATAAAATGAATAAGACACCAATATTAGATTTAAGTGAAACTACCTATGTAGATAGTACATTTTTAGGGTTAATAGCAAAGTATACAATGCTATTTAAAAAGAAAAATGATGAATTTATTACAATATTAAAACCTACAGAAGAAGTACTAACTTGTCTTAGAAGAACAGGAATATTAAAGTTTTTAATAGTAGTGGATAAGACTTTAAAGATAAGTGGTAAAGAAGTTAATGTAGAGAAGATAGACAACAAGAAACTAGCAAAACATATATTAGAACTACATGAAATTTTAATGAATTTAAATGAAGAAAATAGAAAAGAATTTTCTAGGGTTGTAGAGCTAATGAGAAAAGGAGTTGAAAAATGA
- the rpmB gene encoding 50S ribosomal protein L28, which yields MQVCEVFGKKTSHGNLVSHSHRATKRIWRPNLQVMTLVINGKEVKVRVCTKAMKTLKGKNSDQVRKILMKNKENLSSRLSKVLFSEAE from the coding sequence ATGCAAGTTTGTGAAGTTTTTGGAAAGAAAACAAGTCATGGTAACTTAGTCAGCCACTCACATAGAGCAACAAAGAGAATTTGGAGACCAAATTTACAAGTAATGACTTTAGTTATTAATGGTAAAGAAGTTAAAGTTAGAGTTTGCACAAAAGCTATGAAGACTTTAAAAGGTAAAAATTCTGATCAAGTTAGAAAAATATTAATGAAGAATAAGGAAAATCTAAGTTCTAGATTATCTAAAGTCTTATTTTCAGAAGCAGAGTAA
- a CDS encoding HU family DNA-binding protein has product MNKKEFVTAYAGKIGETKKKSEELINDFLDLVEASLVEGKEVQFIGWGTFYVKEMPERNGVNPATGAKIKIGAKKVVKFKTGKKLAEVVK; this is encoded by the coding sequence ATGAACAAGAAAGAATTCGTTACTGCATATGCAGGAAAAATTGGAGAAACTAAGAAGAAATCAGAAGAATTAATTAATGATTTTCTTGATTTAGTAGAAGCAAGCTTAGTAGAAGGTAAAGAAGTTCAATTTATTGGATGGGGAACTTTCTATGTAAAAGAAATGCCAGAAAGAAATGGAGTTAACCCTGCAACTGGAGCAAAAATTAAAATTGGTGCTAAAAAAGTTGTTAAATTCAAAACTGGTAAGAAATTAGCAGAAGTAGTTAAGTAA
- the acpS gene encoding holo-ACP synthase, with translation MGLGIDIVEVERIKKAIETTKGFREKVFTANEISYCEKRKNKYENYAGRFAAKEALVKALGQGFTKYSFLDIEITNDALGKPTINFKDKKIDVSISHEKHYAVAMVIIEEE, from the coding sequence ATGGGACTTGGAATAGACATAGTAGAGGTTGAGAGAATAAAAAAAGCAATAGAAACAACCAAAGGTTTTAGAGAAAAAGTTTTTACAGCAAATGAAATCAGTTATTGCGAAAAAAGAAAAAATAAATATGAAAATTATGCAGGAAGATTTGCAGCTAAGGAAGCCTTAGTAAAAGCACTAGGGCAAGGATTTACTAAGTATTCGTTTTTAGATATAGAAATAACTAATGATGCATTAGGTAAGCCTACAATAAACTTTAAAGATAAAAAAATAGATGTAAGTATTTCTCATGAGAAACATTATGCAGTAGCGATGGTAATAATTGAAGAGGAGTGA
- the gltS gene encoding sodium/glutamate symporter, whose amino-acid sequence MVTIHLDMIQSIGLAIILLLIGRKCRKKIKFLDKFCIPSPVVGGLLFAILTLILKELNILQFKFDDILQNFFMTMFFTSVGFNASLKVLKKGGVQVLVFLIVAVGLIVIQNIVSVVLATNLGLSKSIALMAGSTALTGGHGTAAAISQSIQDPVAKTVAIAAATFGLVAGSMIGGPIARGLIEKHSLLEKYSPIDGTENVEHDETFFDQKESILNGEKFARAFFTILLAMAIGTLFNMFFKYIGLKKLPYYLGPMIVAAIIRNVTDIFDAFVNSPMEEIKIVENVSLNLFLSMALMSLRLWELLGIAIPVIVLLVVQTLITAIYTRYITFNVMGANYDAAVIVAGHCGFGLGATPNGITNMETICEKYQYSKLAFFTVPIVGALFIDFFNVGIITLFISRFS is encoded by the coding sequence ATGGTAACGATACATCTTGATATGATACAATCTATAGGGTTGGCGATAATTTTGCTTTTAATAGGGCGTAAATGTAGAAAAAAGATAAAATTCTTGGATAAATTTTGTATACCTTCACCAGTAGTTGGAGGGTTACTATTTGCAATATTAACACTTATACTTAAAGAACTGAATATACTACAGTTTAAGTTTGATGATATACTGCAAAACTTCTTTATGACAATGTTCTTTACTAGTGTAGGATTCAACGCTAGTTTAAAGGTGTTAAAAAAAGGTGGAGTACAAGTATTAGTATTTTTAATAGTAGCCGTCGGGTTAATAGTTATACAAAATATAGTTTCAGTGGTATTAGCTACCAATTTAGGCTTATCTAAGAGTATAGCACTTATGGCAGGATCAACAGCCTTAACAGGTGGTCATGGTACAGCAGCTGCAATATCACAGTCTATACAAGATCCAGTAGCAAAAACAGTTGCAATAGCAGCAGCTACATTTGGATTAGTAGCAGGTTCTATGATAGGAGGACCAATAGCACGTGGTTTAATAGAAAAACATTCATTATTGGAAAAATACTCACCAATAGATGGTACTGAAAATGTTGAACATGATGAAACTTTCTTTGATCAAAAAGAAAGTATATTAAATGGTGAAAAATTTGCTAGGGCATTTTTTACAATATTACTTGCAATGGCAATAGGTACATTATTTAATATGTTCTTCAAGTACATAGGTTTAAAAAAGCTACCATACTATTTAGGACCTATGATAGTAGCAGCAATTATTAGAAATGTTACAGATATATTTGACGCATTCGTAAATTCTCCTATGGAGGAAATAAAGATAGTTGAAAATGTATCACTAAACTTATTTTTATCAATGGCCCTGATGTCACTTAGACTATGGGAATTACTAGGTATAGCAATACCAGTTATAGTTTTACTAGTAGTTCAAACATTGATAACAGCAATATACACAAGATATATTACATTTAATGTAATGGGGGCAAATTATGATGCTGCAGTTATAGTTGCAGGTCACTGTGGATTCGGATTAGGTGCAACACCTAATGGTATAACTAATATGGAAACAATTTGTGAAAAGTATCAATATTCAAAACTTGCCTTCTTTACCGTTCCTATAGTTGGGGCATTGTTTATAGATTTCTTCAATGTAGGAATAATTACTTTATTTATTTCAAGATTTAGTTAG
- the brnQ gene encoding branched-chain amino acid transport system II carrier protein encodes MRDIKKSIILGFGLFAMFFGAGNTLLPSYIGIRVGGAFPLSVLGFVLTGVGLPLLGLLVVIRNEGDYHKIFEPMGEVFFKIYLFVSFLLIGPIIAMPRLAATSYEMGVLPVFPNANKLIITFVFFAICLLCSINKSKVVEIIGRYLTPLLIIMLVILIIVGIVGPKVDARSTEVSMPFIYSFLEGYNTLDAVASIVFAKLIYDTVKNEKNRMGISVKASIVAAICLTVVYAGLVYLGNRIPVADGLNLSRSELIMNITNKLLGKLGIYALIIIIILACVTTAIGLISSVSNFFNELSKNKLGYNRIAIIITFVSFLIAQLGVDDIINLSVPVLCVFYPVLIIILILNVFKGKIITNKIIRISTYLVLILAIIYQLKNFI; translated from the coding sequence ATGAGAGATATAAAAAAGAGCATTATATTAGGATTCGGATTATTCGCTATGTTTTTTGGAGCAGGTAATACACTATTACCAAGTTATATAGGAATAAGGGTAGGTGGAGCATTTCCACTTTCGGTACTAGGATTTGTTTTGACAGGTGTAGGTTTACCATTGTTAGGATTATTAGTAGTAATTAGAAATGAAGGGGATTATCATAAAATATTTGAACCTATGGGAGAAGTCTTCTTTAAGATATATTTGTTTGTATCATTTCTATTAATCGGGCCTATAATTGCTATGCCAAGATTAGCAGCTACAAGCTATGAAATGGGAGTATTACCAGTATTTCCTAATGCAAATAAGCTAATTATTACATTTGTATTTTTTGCAATATGCTTATTATGTTCAATTAACAAATCAAAAGTTGTAGAAATAATAGGAAGATATTTAACACCATTACTAATAATTATGTTAGTAATATTAATAATAGTAGGAATAGTAGGTCCTAAGGTAGATGCAAGAAGCACAGAAGTTAGTATGCCGTTTATATACTCATTCTTAGAAGGATACAATACACTAGATGCTGTAGCATCAATAGTATTTGCAAAATTAATTTATGATACTGTTAAAAACGAAAAAAATCGTATGGGTATTTCAGTTAAAGCAAGTATAGTTGCTGCAATTTGTTTGACAGTAGTTTATGCAGGATTAGTTTATTTAGGTAATAGAATACCTGTAGCAGATGGGCTAAATCTTTCAAGATCTGAATTAATAATGAATATTACAAATAAGTTATTAGGTAAATTAGGTATATATGCCTTGATTATAATAATAATACTTGCATGTGTTACAACAGCTATAGGACTAATATCATCAGTAAGTAACTTCTTTAATGAATTAAGTAAAAATAAGCTTGGATATAATAGAATAGCAATAATAATAACATTTGTGTCATTCTTAATAGCACAATTAGGAGTAGATGATATAATTAATTTATCTGTACCAGTACTTTGTGTATTTTATCCAGTTTTAATAATAATTTTAATTTTAAATGTGTTTAAAGGTAAGATAATAACAAATAAGATTATACGTATTAGTACATATTTAGTACTTATATTAGCTATAATCTACCAATTAAAAAACTTTATATAA
- the der gene encoding ribosome biogenesis GTPase Der — protein sequence MKNIVAIVGRPNVGKSTLFNKLVGDRVSIVNNEPGVTRDRLYRNIEWVGNEFVLVDTGGLEPHNNDFIMQKIKDQAWVAIDQANVVIFLVDGKAGITALDEEVANILRKKDKNVIVAVNKIDNFQKEEENILEFYALGFEDVIGISAEHKVNLGDMLDLVVSKFSDLSNASIEQGLKISVLGRPNAGKSSFVNKLLNQERSIVSDIAGTTRDSIDTNFNYMGENYTIIDTAGIRKKSKLEDSIEYYSVLRAIKAIDRADVCVLLLDAHEFITEQDKKVASLIYEAKKPMIIAINKWDLVEKDNNSVKEFTEKVKNEMAFINYVPVITMSALTGKRIFEVLKLVKTLNEEYHKKITTGILNQVLSDIITQNPVPTRKGRAVKINYVTQVSVAPPKFVFFSNNPELVHFSYKRYIEKKFREYFGFEGCPIEIVINKKSENKYK from the coding sequence ATGAAAAATATTGTAGCAATAGTTGGTAGACCTAATGTTGGTAAATCGACGTTATTTAACAAATTAGTTGGCGATAGAGTGTCGATTGTAAACAATGAACCAGGTGTTACAAGGGATAGATTATATAGAAATATTGAATGGGTAGGAAATGAATTTGTATTAGTTGATACAGGTGGTTTAGAACCACATAATAATGACTTTATCATGCAAAAGATTAAAGACCAAGCATGGGTTGCAATAGACCAAGCTAATGTAGTTATCTTTTTAGTAGATGGTAAGGCTGGTATTACAGCATTAGATGAAGAAGTTGCAAATATATTAAGAAAAAAAGATAAGAATGTAATAGTAGCAGTTAATAAGATAGACAATTTTCAAAAGGAAGAAGAAAATATATTAGAATTTTATGCACTAGGATTTGAAGATGTAATAGGAATATCTGCAGAACATAAGGTTAATTTGGGAGATATGCTAGACTTAGTTGTATCAAAATTCTCAGATTTATCTAATGCATCTATAGAACAAGGTCTTAAAATCTCTGTATTAGGTAGACCTAATGCAGGTAAGTCTTCATTTGTTAATAAGCTATTAAATCAAGAAAGAAGTATAGTTAGTGATATTGCAGGAACTACAAGAGATTCAATAGATACTAATTTTAACTATATGGGTGAAAATTATACAATAATAGATACAGCAGGTATAAGAAAAAAATCAAAATTAGAAGATAGTATAGAGTATTACAGTGTACTTCGTGCAATAAAAGCAATAGATAGAGCAGATGTCTGTGTGCTTTTACTTGATGCTCATGAGTTTATAACAGAACAAGATAAAAAGGTAGCAAGCTTAATATATGAAGCAAAAAAACCTATGATAATAGCTATTAATAAGTGGGACTTAGTAGAAAAAGATAATAATTCAGTAAAAGAATTTACTGAAAAAGTAAAAAATGAGATGGCATTTATTAACTATGTACCTGTAATAACTATGTCAGCATTAACAGGTAAGAGAATATTTGAAGTTTTAAAATTAGTTAAAACTTTAAATGAAGAATATCATAAAAAGATAACAACTGGTATACTAAATCAAGTATTATCTGATATAATTACTCAAAATCCTGTTCCAACAAGAAAAGGAAGAGCAGTAAAAATTAATTATGTAACACAAGTTAGTGTGGCACCTCCAAAATTTGTATTCTTCTCAAATAATCCTGAATTAGTACACTTTTCATATAAGAGATATATAGAAAAGAAATTTAGGGAATATTTTGGATTTGAAGGTTGTCCTATAGAAATAGTGATTAATAAGAAAAGTGAGAATAAATATAAATGA
- a CDS encoding TetR/AcrR family transcriptional regulator, which translates to MDRNVLKKKNEVILKSTRLFYYQGYVNTGISEILKVCNIPKGSFYYYFKNKEDLLNQVIDLHIKNLISVFDEIVDDLSMVKLRSFFFKYFSNVLDNDCHGGSLLGNLAIEMSDINNDVRERINDGYGKLEVRLMIFLQMMYNSNPRYKHIKPEIYSKILINQMEGTMLKLKASKDDKEIDTFFQLFDYIMYKNELK; encoded by the coding sequence ATGGACCGTAATGTTTTAAAGAAAAAAAACGAAGTAATATTAAAGAGCACTAGATTATTCTACTACCAAGGTTATGTTAATACAGGTATAAGTGAAATACTTAAGGTATGTAATATACCTAAGGGATCATTTTATTACTATTTTAAGAATAAAGAAGACTTATTAAATCAAGTAATAGACTTGCATATTAAAAACCTTATTAGTGTCTTTGATGAAATTGTAGATGATTTATCTATGGTAAAGCTTAGAAGTTTTTTCTTTAAATACTTTAGCAATGTTTTAGACAATGACTGCCATGGTGGTAGTTTATTGGGTAATCTTGCTATAGAAATGTCTGATATTAATAATGATGTAAGAGAAAGAATAAATGATGGCTATGGTAAACTAGAGGTTAGACTTATGATCTTTTTACAAATGATGTATAATTCTAACCCTAGATACAAGCATATTAAACCAGAAATATATTCTAAGATACTTATTAACCAAATGGAAGGAACTATGCTTAAATTAAAAGCAAGTAAGGATGATAAGGAAATAGATACATTCTTTCAATTATTTGACTATATTATGTATAAAAATGAATTAAAATAA
- a CDS encoding TatD family hydrolase: MKLVDAHCHLNDEMYKDDVDEIIKEVEKEMEFIVCSGWDYNSSLEAVKMANNHKNIYASIGFHPTDISTMNKEKLATLEKIAKENKKVVGIGEIGLDYYWMKDPKEVQIEGFREQIEMIRRVNKPIIIHTRDALNDTINILSEYKDVGGLLHCYPGSYEAVLPILDRYYVNVGGTLTFKNNRKTKELVEKLPIEKLILETDSPYLTPTPFRGKRNKPTMVSYVALEVARIKNISYEEVVDITTKNAIIAYNMENIWDLE; this comes from the coding sequence ATGAAGTTGGTTGATGCACATTGTCATCTTAATGACGAAATGTACAAAGATGATGTAGATGAGATAATAAAAGAAGTAGAAAAAGAAATGGAATTTATCGTATGTTCTGGATGGGATTACAACAGTTCCTTAGAAGCCGTTAAAATGGCTAATAATCATAAAAATATATATGCAAGTATAGGATTTCACCCAACAGATATTAGTACGATGAATAAAGAAAAATTAGCTACATTAGAAAAGATAGCAAAAGAGAATAAGAAGGTAGTAGGTATAGGTGAAATAGGCCTAGACTATTATTGGATGAAAGACCCTAAAGAAGTCCAAATAGAAGGATTTAGAGAACAAATTGAAATGATTAGAAGGGTTAATAAGCCTATAATCATACACACAAGAGATGCACTGAATGATACAATAAATATATTAAGTGAGTACAAGGATGTTGGTGGATTATTACACTGTTATCCAGGTTCATATGAAGCAGTTCTTCCTATACTTGATAGATATTACGTAAATGTAGGTGGTACATTAACCTTTAAAAACAATAGGAAGACAAAAGAACTAGTTGAAAAATTACCTATAGAAAAGTTGATTTTAGAAACTGATAGTCCTTATTTAACACCTACACCATTTAGAGGCAAGAGAAATAAGCCGACAATGGTTAGTTATGTTGCACTAGAAGTTGCAAGAATAAAAAATATTTCTTATGAAGAAGTAGTTGATATTACTACAAAAAATGCTATAATAGCATATAATATGGAGAATATATGGGACTTGGAATAG
- a CDS encoding D-alanine--D-alanine ligase family protein translates to MRICIIYAGISTEREISIKTAEQIMKSLDKDKYDICELKIDKTEDIFKIKDMNVDLAFIALHGKFGEDGRVQAILEAMNIRYTGPGVLASGICMDKDIAKRVLSTYGIRTAKWWTIRKGEEFTYPKEYEKLIVKPNSGGSSIGVHFISNQQELDEALKDIFTMDDEAIMEEVIEGDEVSVPIIDGVAYPPIKIEALKGTYFDYTSKYSDGGAREYVTKFSDNLEKELKEFTEKAYYAAKCKGYSRVDFLVRDDKAYFMEVNTLPGMTATSLLPKSLASVGIGYRETLELLIRASLGE, encoded by the coding sequence ATGAGAATTTGCATTATTTACGCTGGTATATCAACTGAAAGAGAAATATCAATAAAAACTGCAGAGCAAATAATGAAAAGTTTGGATAAAGATAAATATGATATTTGTGAATTAAAAATAGATAAAACAGAAGATATATTTAAAATTAAGGATATGAATGTTGACTTAGCCTTTATTGCACTACATGGTAAATTTGGAGAAGATGGAAGAGTGCAAGCAATATTAGAAGCAATGAATATTAGATACACAGGGCCTGGAGTTTTAGCAAGTGGTATATGCATGGATAAAGATATTGCAAAAAGAGTGTTAAGTACATATGGTATTAGAACTGCTAAGTGGTGGACTATTAGAAAAGGAGAAGAGTTTACATATCCAAAGGAATACGAAAAGCTAATAGTTAAACCTAATAGTGGTGGTTCAAGTATAGGTGTTCACTTTATATCCAACCAACAAGAATTAGATGAAGCATTAAAAGACATATTTACTATGGATGATGAAGCAATAATGGAAGAAGTAATAGAGGGAGATGAAGTGTCTGTCCCTATAATAGACGGTGTTGCTTATCCTCCTATAAAAATAGAGGCACTAAAAGGAACATATTTTGATTATACATCAAAGTATAGTGATGGTGGTGCAAGAGAATATGTCACAAAATTTAGTGATAATTTAGAAAAAGAATTAAAAGAATTTACAGAAAAAGCATACTATGCAGCAAAGTGTAAGGGATATTCAAGGGTAGACTTTTTAGTGCGTGATGATAAGGCGTATTTCATGGAAGTTAATACATTACCAGGGATGACAGCTACAAGTCTATTACCAAAAAGTTTAGCATCAGTTGGAATAGGTTATAGGGAAACACTTGAGTTGTTAATAAGAGCAAGTTTAGGTGAATAA
- a CDS encoding C40 family peptidase, translating into MKRRKLCIFLIMLLTSLPKIAYGSKYRHRNIDEMIERASRNNGEEPENFDEEYVHDEALIRLKTKELKDKLSNAYEQIDNIILYDSLMNAYNNWRGTRYRWGGDSKDGIDCSALTRRVYRAVFNGYELPRVSVDQVRMGNIVSRENLKPGDILFFRPRNSVNHTAVYLGNSLFINASSSKGVIISSIEEPYWNQYFRYGVRVSAARRR; encoded by the coding sequence ATGAAGAGACGTAAATTATGTATATTTTTGATAATGCTACTAACATCACTACCAAAGATAGCGTATGGTAGTAAGTATCGTCATAGAAATATAGATGAAATGATAGAAAGAGCAAGTAGGAATAATGGTGAAGAACCAGAAAATTTCGATGAAGAATATGTGCATGATGAAGCACTTATTCGTCTTAAAACAAAAGAATTAAAGGATAAGTTAAGTAATGCATACGAACAAATTGACAACATTATCCTATATGACAGTTTGATGAATGCGTATAATAATTGGAGAGGTACACGCTATAGATGGGGTGGAGATTCAAAAGACGGTATAGACTGTTCTGCACTAACAAGAAGAGTGTATAGGGCAGTATTTAACGGCTATGAATTACCTAGAGTAAGTGTAGATCAAGTTAGAATGGGTAATATAGTTAGTCGTGAAAACTTAAAGCCAGGAGATATACTATTCTTTAGACCAAGAAATAGTGTAAATCATACGGCTGTATACTTAGGTAACTCTTTATTTATTAATGCATCATCTTCAAAAGGCGTTATTATCTCAAGTATTGAAGAACCATATTGGAATCAATACTTTAGATATGGTGTAAGAGTAAGTGCTGCAAGAAGAAGGTAA